In Dromiciops gliroides isolate mDroGli1 chromosome 4, mDroGli1.pri, whole genome shotgun sequence, one DNA window encodes the following:
- the DEGS1 gene encoding sphingolipid delta(4)-desaturase DES1 translates to MGARVSRQDFEWVYTDQPHADRRKEILAKYPEIKSLMKPDYNLIWIVILMVIAQLMAFYLVKDLDWKWVLFWSYAFGSCISHSMTLAIHEISHNLAFGNYKAIWNRYFGIFANLPFGVPYSISFKRYHMDHHRYLGGDGIDVDIPTNFEGWFFCTRFRKFMWVVLQPLIYAFRPMCINPKPITYLEVINLLTQLSFDIFIYYFFGIKSLVYVFAGSVLGLGLHPISGHFIAEHYMFLKGHETFSYYGPLNLITFNVGYHNEHHDFPNIPGKNLPLVKKIAAEYYDNLPQYNSWIRVLYDFVMDDTISPYSRVKRHLKGEVKQD, encoded by the exons atGGGGGCCCGTGTGTCGCGGCAGGACTTCGAATGGGTCTACACGGACCAGCCGCACGCAGACCGGCGCAAGGAGATCCTGG CTAAATATCCAGAAATAAAATCTTTGATGAAACCGGATTACAACTTGATATGGATTGTGATTTTGATGGTTATTGCACAATTAATGGCATTTTACTTAGTTAAAGACTTGGACTGGAAATGGGTTCTGTTCTGGTCTTATGCCTTTGGGAGCTGCATTAGTCATTCAATGACTTTAGCTATTCATGAGATCTCTCACAACCTTGCATTTGGCAACTACAAGGCTATTTGGAACCGGTATTTTGGAATATTTGCAAATCTTCCTTTTGGTGTTCCATACTCGATTTCCTTCAAGAGGTACCACATGGATCATCATCGCTACCTAGGAGGGGATGGCATTGATGTGGATATTCCTACCAATTTTGAGGGCTGGTTTTTCTGTACCCGTTTCAGAAAATTTATGTGGGTTGTCCTGCAGCCACTCATTTATGCTTTTCGACCAATGTGCATCAACCCCAAGCCAATTACTTATTTGGAAGTTATCAATCTCTTGACTCAATTGagttttgacatttttatttactatttttttggAATAAAATCTCTTGTGTACGTGTTTGCAGGTTCAGTACTTGGCCTAGGTTTGCACCCCATTTCTGGACATTTCATAGCTGAACATTACATGTTTTTAAAAGGACATGAAACTTTTTCTTATTATGGACCTCTTAATTTAATAACCTTCAATGTAGGCTATCATAATGAACATCATGACTTTCCCAACATTCCTGGAAAGAACCTTCCATTG GTGAAAAAAATAGCAGCAGAATATTATGACAACTTGCCCCAGTACAACTCCTGGATAAGAGTGCTCTATGATTTTGTGATGGATGATACTATCAGTCCCTATTCTAGAGTGAAGAGACATCTAAAAGGAGAAGTGAAACAAGATTAA